A genomic region of Elaeis guineensis isolate ETL-2024a chromosome 9, EG11, whole genome shotgun sequence contains the following coding sequences:
- the LOC140851677 gene encoding uncharacterized protein has translation MDAEAARMLARGLRAHKRKGVATSGSTKRARVEESSLAAPAQAAPVVDIPSDAEATAPRTSSRSPPTGAPVSGVRPAEAPVVEREKRRKSVARRVSSRRTAADESLCSKEGPENPFNDRDLIRRLIDGCILPDVVERIDRADPEQWAWDSLESFLEIGHQLLANIEALNHARRDIVQVEERCRTEIARLQEKTVEVVALQEALERVKQAREEERQTLEESARKAEAEAANLAEQISVLVSEARVLTVEEFKTSAEMRDLNVQFGQEAFIKGFELCQEKVVRKFLKLDLSFLGEESEDEAGPSPATIAIAAPLPGTSSSPTPAPED, from the exons atggacgccgaagcagcgcggatgcttgccaggggcctcagggcccacaaaagaaagggtgtcgcgacctccggatcgacgaagagggccagggtggaggagtcgagcttggccgcacccgcccaggcggctccagtggttgacattccctcggatgccgaggcaacggctccccggacctcctcgaggagtccgcctactggggcccccgtttcaggggtccgccccgcggaggcgcccgtagtcgagagggagaagagaaggaagtcggtagcccgcagggtgagtagccgtcgaactgctgctgacgagtccctctgctccaaagaggggccggagaatcccttcaatgacagggacttgatcaggcggttgatcgatggctgcattctgcccgacgtcgtcgaaaggatcgaccgtgccgatcctgagcagtgggcctgggactctttggagtccttccttgag attgggcaccagctcctcgccaatatcgaggcgttgAACCATGCAAGGAGGGacatcgtccaggtggaggagcgctgtcggACCGAGAttgctcgcctccaagaaaagacggtcgaagtagtcgccctccaagaggccctggaaagagtgaaacaagcccgggaggaggagaggcagaccttggaggagtcggcgagaaaggcagaggccgaggccgccaacttggctgagcagatttcggtcctggtctcggaggccagagtccttacggtagaggaattcaagacctctgcggagatgagggacctgaacgtccaattcggccaggaggcgttcatcaaggggttcgagctctgccaagagaaggtggtcagaaaatttttgaagctcgacctcagcttcctaggtgaggagtccgaagacgaggccggtccctcgccagccaccattgctatcgcagcccccttgccggggacgtcaagttctccaacccctgcccctgaggactga